In one window of Thalassotalea agarivorans DNA:
- the trpA gene encoding tryptophan synthase subunit alpha, whose product MAQQNRYEKMFNAVEARMETGAFVPFVTIGDPSPALSFEIIKTLIDNGADGLELGIPFSDPSADGIVIQKAGIRALSAGVNTDGCFDILKQVRGYAPDVPIGLLLYGNLVFAYGIDRFYQQLASIGVDSILIADLPIRESQPFREAAEKHGIAQIFIAPPNANEKTLSDIAQFSKGYTYVLSRAGVTGTHSDAQVPKLELIDKLQALNAPPAVIGFGISTPEHVKAALDSGARGAISGSATVKLIEEHLDSPEQMLAALASFVSGMKAATKA is encoded by the coding sequence ATGGCTCAGCAAAATCGATACGAAAAGATGTTTAACGCTGTAGAGGCACGCATGGAAACTGGCGCTTTTGTTCCTTTTGTCACCATCGGCGATCCTAGCCCTGCACTGTCTTTTGAAATCATAAAAACCTTAATCGACAACGGCGCAGATGGTCTTGAGCTGGGTATTCCGTTCTCAGATCCCAGTGCAGACGGTATTGTGATTCAAAAAGCAGGTATACGAGCATTAAGTGCTGGTGTGAATACGGACGGTTGTTTCGATATTTTGAAACAAGTCAGGGGTTATGCACCCGACGTACCTATTGGCTTGCTACTCTATGGCAACTTAGTATTCGCCTATGGCATAGACCGTTTTTATCAGCAGCTGGCTAGCATTGGCGTAGACTCCATACTGATTGCCGATTTGCCAATTCGTGAAAGTCAGCCATTTAGAGAAGCAGCAGAAAAACATGGCATTGCACAAATCTTTATCGCGCCACCAAATGCCAATGAGAAAACGCTAAGCGACATAGCTCAGTTTAGTAAAGGCTATACGTACGTATTGAGTCGCGCTGGCGTTACTGGCACGCACTCTGATGCACAAGTACCGAAACTTGAGCTTATCGACAAGCTACAAGCGCTTAATGCGCCACCAGCTGTGATTGGCTTTGGTATTTCAACACCGGAACATGTAAAAGCAGCGCTTGATTCAGGCGCTCGTGGTGCCATTAGTGGTTCAGCAACGGTCAAGTTAATCGAAGAGCATCTCGACAGCCCTGAGCAAATGCTGGCTGCATTAGCGAGCTTTGTTAGCGGGATGAAAGCGGCTACGAAAGCTTAA